From Vicia villosa cultivar HV-30 ecotype Madison, WI unplaced genomic scaffold, Vvil1.0 ctg.003793F_1_1, whole genome shotgun sequence, the proteins below share one genomic window:
- the LOC131641513 gene encoding uncharacterized protein LOC131641513 has product MPPKPTQPAPNEILEQAVNTAALRLDSAMQETQQQLDERFHIVHSDLQQTQQNLGQLTTRLENDRQLSDSRYESIMSALSKLLKEKQPATAAAASTPAGSSGIFQPQPSSSVVTPPIPTILTPTNTPQRHSASATSTLRPSTQTPLPFTPYPIFTSAFTAPPHTQPFPFTPQIPYNPIPNLTPLPPFRTPKLELSMFDGSNPLKWLFQADQYFNFYQLPPENRLGMMSFYMKGEALSWFKWMYKNQELTDWFSFTRALELRFGPSTYTNHQAELFKLKQTGSVVEYQATFEKLGNQVVGLSSEAIINCFISGLLPDIQNEIALHKPTTISQAIGLAKLIESKILEAKPKFPKTFSNTFNRPSQVQPSFSPYPTNPKPVPLNPPPRLPIKRLSSAQIQERRAQGLCFNCDEKFIPGHRCSVGKFLLLLVDDDDSESLPTMEPIQDQTLDSAQVINSDETYFQLSPQAVNGHFSPKTLKFNGLINGLAVTVLIDTGSTHNILQPRIAQHLKLPTTPIPNFAVMVGNGSKLFCSGLCPKVPITLQDTSFTIPFHLLPIEGADVVLGMEWLRTLGPLMADFSIPKISFSYQNHDITITGDPKILPTPSTYNQLCHLLHTDSIASLHLLLYQPISSSQDANSNPCKPNPLSSLPTTIPKQIIKILQSFPSVFQTPRGLPQPRQHDHRIPLLPNTAPINVKPYRYPHSQKEAMTTIIHDMLHEGIIKPSNSPYSSPVLLVRKKDGSWRFCVDYRALNAVTVRDRFPIPTIEELFDELGSATIFSKIDLRSGYHQIRVAKEDTHKTAFRTFDGHYEFLVMPFGLTNAPSSFQSAMNDLLRPYLRRFVLVFFDDILIYSTCLSDHVYHLKLILNLLCSNQFYAKLSKCTFAVPKVDNLGHIISGEGVTPDPTKIQAMLDWQRPRSLTSLRGFLGLTGFYRRFIRHYATLAAPLTDLLQSTKLHWNDTADEAFTTLKSKMTEAPVLHLPHFSQTFVLETDASAVAVGAVLSQQGHPLAFFSKKLCNLLQTSSVYVREMYAITEAVKKWRQYLIGRHFHIYTDQKSLKNLLVQTIQTPEQQKWAAKLQGFQFDIFYKPGKANLVADALSRKHTEAEAILLFVSSPVPHLVTQLKAYYKTSQEGKSLIEKIKQDSSMHQTFHIHNDLVYYKGRIFIPASADLRTSILKEFHDTPIAGHSSVKPCLARLSASFLWPGLYRDIKDFIKTCQVCQKNKYMTSRKQGLLQPLNIPKMVWDELSMDFITHLPNSFGHTVIWVVCDRLTKFCHFIALPTKFSAKDLALRFSIEICRLHGMPSSIVSDRDPIFLSTFWKELFRSQGTTLRYSSAYHPVTDGQTEVVNRCLETYLRCFTSENPKKWFRYLHLAEFWHNTSHHSSINMSPFEAPYGRTPPSFSDYDHGSTSIPSLEESLQNRQAILENLQHNLKLSRQKMETQSNKKRKDCNFEEGALVLLRLQPYRQGSVQRRTSQKLSPRFYGPFKILRRIGKVAYHLDLPPDAKIHPVIHVSQLRAFYGPASLSQTEDAEDEEVFSGEENTIAKGSQEGNKLTEEESTEKTQKQKEINESQMERELEDKGDLLKTYTPPHSCTLKTTSPHLISNGSCKDQSEPSVTQPNPLSTSSPSVPTDPSRDLVCPNTFPAVTITSQDPQFSTQPRDPLLGSQGAAPAVSNLSSLPKTLVQQRNGPHTWAKSFGSTTNNTNLEDKVVFGPESNVNRPTRSKKQPIWLKDFYTK; this is encoded by the coding sequence ATGCCTCCTAAACCTACCCAACCTGCCCCCAATGAGATCCTTGAACAAGCTGTCAATACAGCCGCTCTGCGTTTGGATTCTGCCATGCAGGAAACCCAACAACAACTTGATGAAAGATTTCATATAGTCCACTCAGATCTACAACAAACCCAGCAGAATCTGGGTCAACTCACCACTCGGCTGGAAAACGACCGCCAGCTCTCAGACTCACGCTATGAGTCAATCATGTCTGCGCTCAGCAAGCTCCTCAAGGAGAAGCAGCCAGCAACTGCTGCTGCTGCCAGCACACCAGCCGGATCTTCAGGTATTTTCCAACCCCAACCCTCTAGTTCTGTTGTTACACCACCCATTCCCACTATCCTCACCCCTACCAACACCCCACAACGACATTCTGCCTCAGCCACATCTACCCTACGCCCTTCCACCCAAACACCCTTGCCCTTCACTCCTTACCCAATTTTTACTTCAGCCTTTACAGCCCCCCCACACACTCAACCTTTTCCCTTCACACCACAAATTCCATACAACCCCATTCCCAATTTAACACCTTTACCACCCTTTCGTACCCCCAAATTAGAATTATCTATGTTCGATGGTTCAAACCCACTCAAATGGCTCTTTCAAGCGGACCAATActttaatttttatcaattaccTCCCGAAAACAGATTGGGCATGATGTCCTTTTATATGAAAGGTGAAGCACTAAGTTGGTTCAAATGGATGTACAAAAATCAGGAATTAACGGACTGGTTTTCCTTCACTAGGGCGTTGGAACTCCGTTTCGGACCATCCACCTACACTAATCATCAGGCTGAGTTATTCAAGCTAAAACAAACTGGTTCAGTTGTAGAATATCAAGCTACCTTTGAAAAATTGGGCAACCAGGTTGTAGGCTTGTCATCCGAAGCcattattaattgttttatttctggATTGCTGCCAGACATTCAGAATGAAATTGCCCTTCATAAACCTACTACCATCTCCCAAGCAATTGGTCTTGCTAAGCTTATTGAATCTAAAATTCTTGAAGCcaaaccaaaatttccaaaaaccttttccAACACATTCAACCGTCCTAGCCAAGTCCAACCAAGTTTCTCACCTTACCCAACAAACCCAAAACCGGTCCCATTGAACCCCCCACCCAGACTTCCCATTAAACGTCTCTCCAGTGCACAGATTCAGGAACGTCGAGCCCAAGGGCTCTGCTTTAATTGCGATGAGAAGTTCATTCCAGGCCATCGTTGCTCAGTGGGAAAATTTTTATTGTTACTAGTGGATGATGACGATTCAGAATCCCTCCCTACTATGGAGCCTATTCAAGACCAGACACTAGATTCTGCTCAAGTTATCAATTCGGATGAGACTTATTTTCAATTGTCACCTCAGGCTGTTAACGGACATTTTTCCCCCAAAACTTTGAAATTTAATGGGCTTATTAACGGATTGGCAGTTACCGTCTTGATCGACACCGGTAGTACACATAACATCTTACAGCCTAGGATCGCACAGCACTTGAAATTACCTACTACCCCAATTCCCAACTTTGCTGTAATGGTGGGTAATGGCTCTAAGTTATTTTGCTCAGGATTATGCCCAAAAGTCCCTATAACACTCCAAGACACATCGTTTACTATCCCTTTTCATCTTCTCCCCATCGAAGGTGCGGATGTCGTTCTTGGCATGGAATGGCTAAGAACCCTTGGCCCTCTCATGGCTGATTTCTCTATACCCAAAATCTCCTTCTCCTACCAAAATCATGACATTACCATCACCGGGGACCCAAAAATACTTCCCACTCCCTCTACGTACAACCAGTTGTGCCATCTCCTTCACACCGACTCCATTGCTTCCCTCCACTTACTCTTATATCAACCTATCTCATCATCCCAAGATGCAAATTCCAACCCATGCAAACCAAACCCCCTTTCCTCACTACCTACCACAATCCCTAAACAAATCATCAAAATCCTGCAGTCTTTTCCCTCTGTTTTTCAAACCCCCCGTGGTTTGCCACAACCAAGACAACATGATCACCGCATTCCTCTCCTACCTAACACTGCCCCAATCAATGTCAAGCCCTATAGATATCCGCACTCTCAAAAAGAAGCTATGACTACTATAATCCATGATATGCTTCATGAAGGAATCATTAAACCCAGCAATAGTCCTTATTCCTCACCAGTTCTACTCGTTAGAAAGAAGGACGGGTCTTGGCGTTTTTGTGTTGACTATAGAGCCTTAAATGCGGTTACAGTTCGGGATCGTTTTCCTATTCCAACAATAGAAGAACTATTTGATGAGTTGGGATCTGCAACTATTTTTTCTAAGATCGATCTTCgatctggatatcaccaaatcaGGGTTGCTAAAGAGGATACTCACAAAACAGCATTCAGGACATTCGATGGACACTATGAGTTCTTGGTTATGCCATTTGGCCTAACTAATGCTCCTAGTTCGTTTCAATCAGCGATGAATGATTTGCTTCGCCCATACTTACGACGGTTTGTCTTAGTTTTTTTCGATGACATTTTGATCTATAGTACTTGTTTATCTGATCATGTTTATCACTTAAAATTAATTCTCAACTTACTTTGTTCTAACCAGTTTTATGCTAAGCTTTCAAAATGTACGTTTGCTGTTCCTAAAGTGGATAATTTAGGTCATATTATCTCTGGTGAAGGTGTAACCCCAGATCCTACCAAAATTCAAGCAATGCTGGACTGGCAACGACCACGATCTCTCACGTCTCTCAGGGGTTTTTTAGGTCTCACCGGCTTTTATCGACGATTTATCCGTCACTACGCCACACTCGCCGCTCCCCTCACCGATTTATTACAGTCCACTAAATTACATTGGAATGATACAGCAGATGAagcttttacaacattaaaatcAAAAATGACGGAGGCTCCTGTCTTGCATCTTCCGCACTTCTCACAGACCTTTGTCCTTGAAACGGATGCTTCAGCAGTAGCAGTTGGCGCGGTTCTTTCTCAGCAAGGACATCCCTTGGCCTTCTTCAGCAAGAAACTGTGTAATCTCCTTCAAACTTCCAGTGTGTATGTACGGGAGATGTATGCAATCACTGAGGCTGTAAAAAAATGGAGACAATATTTAATCGGGCGACATTTTCACATTTATACAGACCAGAAAAGTCTAAAGAACCTATTAGTGCAAACAATTCAAACACCCGAACAACAAAAATGGGCGGCTAAACTACAGGGTTTTCAATTTGACATATTTTACAAACCTGGGAAGGCGAATCTGGTGGCTGATGCTCTCAGTCGAAAACACACTGAAGCCGAAGCAATCCTACTCTTTGTCTCCTCTCCGGTACCGCACCTCGTAACACAGTTGAAAGCTTATTACAAAACCAGCCAAGAAGGGAAGAGTCTCATAGAGAAGATTAAACAAGACAGCTCTATGCATCAGACTTTTCACATACATAACGATCTAGTCTACTACAAAGGTCGCATATTCATACCTGCATCCGCAGACTTGCGAACTTCCATCCTCAAAGAGTTCCATGACACCCCTATTGCCGGTCATTCAAGCGTCAAACCATGTCTGGCGCGCCTGTCTGCTTCATTCCTTTGGCCTGGACTCTACAGAGATATTAAAGATTTCATTAAGACATGTCAGGTGTGTCAAAAGAACAAATACATGACATCCCGAAAACAGGGACTACTCCAACCATTAAACATTCCAAAGATGGTCTGGGACGAGTTAAGCATGGATTTCATTACTCACCTTCCAAACTCTTTTGGACACACCGTCATCTGGGTTGTCTGCGATAGGCTAACCAAGTTCTGTCACTTCATTGCGTTGCCAACAAAGTTTTCTGCCAAAGACCTCGCCTTGCGTTTCTCCATCGAGATCTGCCGCCTTCACGGTATGCCTTCATCCATCGTATCCGATCGCGATCCGATATTTCTCAGCACCTTTTGGAAAGAACTTTTCCGCTCCCAGGGAACCACCTTGAGATACAGTTCGGCTTACCACCCTGTAACAGACGGCCAAACCGAAGTGGTTAATCGTTGTTTGGAAACTTACTTACGGTGTTTTACCAGTGAGAACCCAAAGAAGTGGTTTCGTTACTTACATCTCgcggagttctggcacaatacaTCACATCACTCCTCCATCAACATGTCACCCTTTGAAGCCCCTTACGGACGAACCCCTCCGTCTTTCTCCGACTACGACCATGGGTCTACAAGCATTCCCTCGTTGGAAGAATCTCTACAAAACAGACAAGCAATTTTAGAAAACCTTCAACACAATCTCAAATTAAGCAGACAGAAAATGGAAACTCaaagtaataaaaaaagaaaagactgTAACTTTGAGGAAGGCGCTTTAGTTTTGCTCCGTCTTCAACCTTACCGGCAAGGTTCCGTGCAACGTCGTACTTCTCAGAAACTTTCACCTCGCTTCTATGGCCCTTTCAAGATACTGCGCAGAATTGGCAAGGTCGCTTACCATCTGGATCTTCCACCAGACGCCAAAATCCACCCAGTTATTCATGTTTCACAACTCCGTGCGTTCTATGGTCCCGCTTCACTATCTCAGACTGAGGACGCCGAAGACGAAGAGGTGTTTTCAGGGGAAGAGAATACGATTGCAAAAGGGTCGCAAGAAGGGAACAAGTTGACTGAAGAAGAGAGTACAGAGAAAACTCAGAAGCAAAAGGAGATAAATGAATCTCAAATGGAGAGAGAACTCGAAGATAAGGGAGATTTGCTAAAGACTTACACGCCTCCCCACTCTTGTACTTTGAAAACCACTTCCCCACATCTTATCTCCAACGGATCTTGCAAGGATCAATCTGAGCCGTCCGTAACCCAACCAAACCCACTCTCCACATCCTCACCATCGGTTCCCACTGACCCTTCACGTGATTTGGTCTGTCCCAACACGTTTCCAGCTGTAACCATTACTTCCCAGGACCCACAGTTTTCAACTCAACCACGTGATCCACTTTTGGGTTCCCAAGGCGCCGCTCCAGCTGTTTCCAACTTATCATCACTtcccaaaaccctagttcagcaACGAAATGGGCCTCATACTTGGGCCAAGTCCTTCGGGTCAACCACCAACAACactaaccttgaggacaaggttgtctTTGGGCCAGAGAGTAATGTTAACAGGCCCACTCGCAGCAAGAAGCAGCCCATATGGCTGAAGGATTTTTAcactaaataa